The Candidatus Roseilinea sp. sequence GTCATAGCGGTGTGGGTCGTGTGGAAGATTGCGATTCGCAACTACAGCGCGGTAGGCGCTTAGATCGCCCAATTAGTCATGCGCCTTGGTCAACGCGACCGAACGCCTTACGTCTACGATACTTATCATTGCTCAATAAGCCCGTATGCGTTACTTTCGCCTCCTGGCCCTGTTCTTCAAGTCCAACTTGCTGATGGAGCTGGAGTACCGCGCCAACTTCGTCGCACAGGCGACGTTGGGGGTGCTGTGGGCCGGCGTCACGTTCGCCAGCGTGACCGTGTTCTTCACGCAAACCGACGCCTTGGGCGGATGGACGTACGAGCAAGCGCTCGTCATCGTCGCGCTATCCGTGCTGGTCGAGGGCGCCATTCAACTGTTGCTGCAACCCAACGTTGACAAAATCATCCAAATGGTGCGCGAAGGCACGATGGACTTTGTGCTCACTAAGCCGGTGAACAGCCAGTTCCTGGCAACGCTGCGCTACGCGCGCTACTCGGGCTTGGCCGATATGTCCGCCGGCGTGGCAATCATGCTGTGGGCGTTCAGCCGGCTGGGCTACGCACCCGAACCCATGGCCGTGGCGCAGTTCGCCGTGATGTTGGCGGCGGCATTCGTCATCGTCTATAGCATCTGGCTGGTGATGGCTACGTTGTCGTTCTGGTTCGTGAAGATTGACAACCTGACCGAGCTGTTCCGCGCTCTGTTCGACACGGCGCGCTTCCCGGTGACCACATTTTCCGGCTGGGTGCGCATCGCCTTGACGTTCGTGCTGCCGGTGGCGTTCATGACCACCTTCCCCGCCGAAGCCGTGCTGGGCAAGCTGGGCAGCACGACGATGATCGCTGCCGTCACGCTTGCGGCGTTCCTTTTTGCGTTCAGCGCGTGGTTCTGGCGACGAGCGGTGCTGAACTACAGCAGCGCCAGCTCTTGACGCGCGCGGCTGCGGCATAATCCGAACACGCATGCGAACCCTAACGTACAGCGAAGCGATCAACGAAGCGTTGCGCGAGGAGATGGCGCGCGACCCCAGCGTGTTCGTCATGGGCGAAGATGTCGGCGTGATGGGCGGCGTATTCGGCGTCACGCAGGGCCTCATCCAGCAATTCGGCGATGAGCGCGTGCGCGACACGCCGATCAGCGAGACCGGCATCGTCGGCGCGGCGCTGGGCGCGGCCATGATGGGCATGCGCCCAGTCGTCGAGATCATGTTCGGCGACTTCCTCGGCTGCGCGGGCGACCAGATCATCAACCAGGTCGCCAAAGCCCGCTACATGAGCGGCGGCAAAGCGCGCGTGCCGCTGACGATCCGCGTCACCACCGGCGCGCCCGGCGCAGCCGCGGCGCAACACTCGCAAAGCCCAGAGTCTTGGTTCATGAACATCCCGGGCATTAAGATCGTCACGCCGGCCACGCCGGCCGACGCCAAAGGGCTGCTCAAGAGCGCCATCCGTGGGGAAGACCCGGTGCTGTTCTTCGAGCACAAGATGCTCTATGCCACCAGAGGCGCGGTGCCCGAAGGAGACTATGTGGTCGAATTCGGTCAGGCGAATGTGCTGCGCGAAGGCCGCGACGTCACGATCATAGCCATCGGCGGCATGGTGCCCCATGCGCTGGCCGCAGCCGATGCGCTCGCCGAAGGCTCGCCCGCCATCTCGTGCGAGGTGATTGACCCGCGCACACTCGTGCCGCTGGACGCGCCGACGCTGATTGCCAGCGTCAAGAAGACCGGCCGCGCCGTGATCGCGCACGAGGCGCATAAGCGCAGCGGCCCCGGCGCCGAGATCGCCGCGGTGCTCGCCGAACACGCCCTGGATTACCTCGACGCGCCCGTCCGGCGCGTGGCCGCCAAGAACGTGCCGCTGCCCTACGCCCCAGCGCTGGAGCGATTCGTCCTGCCGGGCCAGGATGATATAGTCGCTGCCGTTAAGGAAGTGTTGCGATGATGGCTGCACCCGCAGCGCTGATGATTGTCACCCCCTTCTAACCGTGCGCGTCCTCGTCGTCCTGCCCACCTACAACGAAGCCGAAAACATCGCCTTGCTCATCCCCGAGCTGCTGGCGCTGCCGCTCGACATTTGCGTGGTGGACGACGCCTCGCCGGACGGCACCGGCCGCATCGCGGACGACTGGGCGGCGCGCGAGCCGCGGGTGCATGTGGTGCATCGCGCCGGCAAGCTTGGCCTGGGCACAGCCTACGTGACCGGCTTTCACTTCGCGCTGGATCACGGCTACGATGCTGCGCTCACCATGGATGCCGACTTCTCGCATCATCCGCGCTACATCTCGGCCATGTTGCGCGCCATCGAGCGCGCTGACCTGGTCATCGGTTCGCGCTATGTGGCCGGGGGCGATGTGTTGTATCCCTTCCATCGGCGCGTCCTGAGTAAAGCGGCCAACATCGTTGCGCGCGCGGCACTCGGCCTGCGGCCCCATGACTGCACTGCCGGCTTTCGCCTCTACCGCGCCGCCGTGCTCCGGACGGTGCCAATTGATTCGGTCTTCTCCAACGGCTACTCCTTTTTGATCGAGATGCTCAACCTGGTACAGGGCTTCGGCTTCAGCATCGTCGAGGTGCCGATCATCTTCGCGGACCGAACGCGCGGCCAGTCAAAAATCTCCTCGGCGGAAATCGTGCGCGCAGCTTATACCGTGTCCCGATTGACCTATCGCCGTTTGCGCGACCGGCTGATCGGTCCGCCGGCGATGCGTCATCCGTTCGTGTAAGCGGCAAGCCGCACTGCTGTGAGTGGGTTCCGGGCGCTTTTGGCATGCGCATCGTCCACATCTACAAAGATTACTTCCCGGTGCTGGGCGGGATCGAAAACCACATCCGCCAGTTAGCCGAGGCACAGGCCCGGCGCGGGCATCACGTGGACGTGCTGGTGACCAGCCTGGACGCCACAGGCCAGACCGAGCAGCTCAATGGTGTGCGCGTGACCAAGGCGCCGCGCCACCTGAACGTGCAATCGGCGCCGATCAGCGCGGCCTTCCCACGAGCGGTCGCGCGGCTCACGAATGGCGCGGATATCGCGCACCTGCACGCGCCCTACCCCCGTCGGCGAAGCGTGCAACTTGTGGTTCGGCCGGGCGAAGCGCACCGTGATCACCTGGCACAGCGACATCGTGCGACAAAAGGCGCTGCTGCGCCTGTATGCGCCCGTGTTGCGCCGCGTCATCGCGAAAGCCAGCGCGATCGTCCCCACCAGCGAAACGTACGCGCGCACATCGCCCTGGCTGCGCGATCATCTGGACAAGTGCCGTGTGGTGCCACTGGGCATACACGCGGATCGCTTCGACGTGGGCGACGACGGAAGCCGCCGGCGCGCCGCGCTGCGCCGTCAGCTCCTCGCTGCTGCCCATACCGCCTCAGCAGAGCCGCTGGTGCTGCTCAGCGTCGGGCGGCTGCGCTACTACAAAGGCCTGGATGATCTCATCCGCGCTGCGCCCCGTCTGCCAGGCGTCATCGTCGTCATCGTCGGGGTCGGGCCGATGGAAGCAACGTGGAAGCGGCTCGCGCAGCGGCTGGGCGTGGCCGACCGGGTGATCTTTGTCGGCGAGGTGAGCGACGGCGCGCTGCCGGACTACTATCACGCCGCAGACATCTACGCCATCCCGGCCAACTCACGCGCCGAAGCGTTCGGCATCGCCATCCTAGAAGCAATGGCCAGCGGCCTGCCGGTGATCTCGACAGAGGTCGGTACGGCGACAAGTTGGATCAACCAGCACGGCGCCACCGGCCTGGTCATCCCGCCGCGTGATCCAGAGGCCATCGTGCAAGCGGTGAATACGCTGCGCGATGCCGCGCTGCGCCGGGCGATGGGCGAGGCGGCGAGGCAGCGCGTGCGGGCCGAGTTCACGCTCGAACGCATGGCAGCGCGCATCCAGGCGGTGTACGACGAAGCGCTCGCGACGCCGAGCACAGCAACCTCCTTCCACAATTCCGGCTAAACTAACGCTTCCGCATGAACAGCAATCTTCAAGTGGCCGGCCGCCAGCCGGCCAACAAACCGCTGCCTTTCTTCAAAGTCATGTTCACGCTGATGGAGCCTTACACGTGGTTCGCGCCGGCGTGGGCGTTCGTCGTGGGTTGTGTGGCGAGCCACCGCATCTACTTCGATCTCGGCGGCGACATCTGGCAGAGCGTCCTCAGCGTGGGCAAGATCGCCATCGGCACGCTGATGGCCGGGCCGTTGCTCGTGGGGTTCTCCCAGGTGTGGAACGACTGGTGCGACCGCGACGTGGACGCCATCAACCAGCCGGAGCGGCTGATCCCGTCGGGCAAGGCCACCCGCCAACAGGTGTTTGCAATCATCTTTATCTTGGGCGTGGCCGCTATGGCCATTGCGCTGTTTCTCGGCCCGCCCGTGGCGCTGGTCGCCGTCGTCGGCATCGCGATCGCGCTGGCCTACTCGGCCGAGCCGATCCGGCTGAAGAAGAACGGCTGGCTGGGCAACTTAGCGATCGGCCTGACCTACGAGACGTGCGCGTGGATCGCCGGCCACTTCACCTTCGACCCGCAGTTGCGATCCGCCGGCGCGTCGCAGAGCATGATCTTGGCGCTGATCTACGGCTTGGGCGTGACCGGCACGATGATCATCAACGACTTCAAAAGCGTGGCCGGCGACCGGCAGATGGGCATCCGTTCGATTCCAGCGATGTACGGCGAATCTACCGCCGCGAAGATCGGCGTCGTCATCATCAACGTCGCTCAGCTCGTCGCCATCGGCCTGCAATTCGCATGGGGCAACACGCTCGCCGCCGGCGCATGTGTTCTGTTGTTGCTGGCGCAGTTGCGGACCCAGATGCAACTCGTGCGCGAGCCGACGCAGCCGATGGCCGTGCGCTACAACATCGTCGGCATCCCCCCTTACACGTGGGCGATGCTCGTCGCGGCGATCGGCCTGGGATGAGGGCGGGCACGGCGCATTTCACACCTCTTGCACATTGCGCATCCGGCCATTCGTGCGCAAAATAGATGCCGTGCGATGACACACGGAGGTGAGCCATGTCGAGAGTGCTGGTGGTCGGTTCGTCGGTGGGCGGCAGCACAGCAGCCAACACACTGCGCGATTTGGGCGTCGAGACGATCCTGCTCGAGCGCGACCTAAGCTACGTCAAGCCATGCGGCGGCGCAGTGCCGCCGCGCGTATTTAGCGATTGGGATTTGCCGCATGACCTGATTGATCGCAAAGTCACCATCGCCGTCGTGTGCTCGCCCAAACACTACAGCGAGTTCCCCGTCCTCAGCAGCCATCCGGCGCCGGAGACGGACTTCATCGCCATGGTGCGCCGTGAGAAGTTCGACCGCTACATCCGCGACCGCGCCGTGCGCAAGGGCGCCGAGCTGATCGAGGGCAAGCTCGAACACGTCGAGTTCGGGCCGCGCGGCATCCGGGCGACCTACGAGGACAAACGCAACAAGACGCACGTCATCGAGGCCGACGCCGTGATCGGCGCAGACGGTGCCTATTCCACCGTAGCGAAGTCGCTGGGGCTGGAGCGGCTGCCCATGGCCATCGCGTATCAGGAGCGCATCCGGCTGCCAGCGCACGCGATGACATACTGGGAGAAACGCGCAGCGCTCTACCTGGGCGACGACGTATCCCCCGACCTCTACGCCTGGGTCTTCCCCAAGTATGACCACGTGGCCGCCGGCATTGGCGCGGGCGCCGGCAAGACGAAAGAGGCGCGCCAGTTGCTGGCCAACCTCAAGCACAAGCTGCGCGACCAACTAGGCGAAGGGCTGAGCGTGAAGTTCGAGGCGCATCACCTGCCGATGCACCCGCGCAAGCATCTTTCGTTCGACCGCGCCGCGCTGGTGGGCGACGCCGCCGGCCTGGTGCAGCAGACCAGCGGGGAGGGCATCTACTGGGCGATGAAGAGCGGCGAAATGGCCGCGCGCGCCATCGCCAAACACCTGGACGCGCCGACCGCCGCCAACCTCCGACAGGACTACGACAAGCCGTGGTGGAAGGCCTATCGCCCGACGTACCTCTTCCTTGCCTTCCTACAGCGCATCAGCTACAACAGCGACCTGCAACGCGAAATCTTCGCAAAGATGTGCGACGACCCCGATGTGCAACGTCTGACCTTCGATGGCTACCTGACCAAGCACATCGAGCCGGCGCCGTGGGCGGTGCAGATGCGCATCACGAGGCATTGGCTAAGCACCGCAGCGCACGAGTGGATGCGTCAGCGGAAGGAGAGGGCGAGTTCGCCGAGCGCGTCTTCAGGATGATGGCTTGGGATGATCCACGGCCGGCAACGTAAACCAAAACTCGCTGCCCTGCCCCAGCCGACTCTCGACGCCGATCCGCCCGCCCATGTTCTCGACCAGCGACTTGGCGATCGCCAGGCCGAGGCCGGCGCCCCCTGTGCTGCGCGACCGCGACCGGTCGCTGCGGTAGAAGCGATCGAAGACGCGCGACAGGTCTTCTTCGGCGATGCCCTCCCCGGTGTCGCGCACGCTCACCCGCACGCCATCCGCCCACGCCTCCGCGCTCAGCGTGATCTGCCCGCCCGGCGGCGTATGCCGGAAGGCGTTGCTCACCAGGTTGTGCAACACCTGCGCCAGCCGGTCGGGGTCGGCCTGGGCCGGCGGAATCCCCTCTGAGATGGAGACGCTCAGCGCGACCTGCTGCGCATCCGCGGCAGCCGCGAAGCGCTCAGCCGTCGCACGCAGCGCCGCGCCGACATCCACCGGCCGGATCGCCATCGGCAACTGGTGCGCTTCGG is a genomic window containing:
- the acoB gene encoding TPP-dependent acetoin dehydrogenase complex, E1 protein subunit beta; translation: MRTLTYSEAINEALREEMARDPSVFVMGEDVGVMGGVFGVTQGLIQQFGDERVRDTPISETGIVGAALGAAMMGMRPVVEIMFGDFLGCAGDQIINQVAKARYMSGGKARVPLTIRVTTGAPGAAAAQHSQSPESWFMNIPGIKIVTPATPADAKGLLKSAIRGEDPVLFFEHKMLYATRGAVPEGDYVVEFGQANVLREGRDVTIIAIGGMVPHALAAADALAEGSPAISCEVIDPRTLVPLDAPTLIASVKKTGRAVIAHEAHKRSGPGAEIAAVLAEHALDYLDAPVRRVAAKNVPLPYAPALERFVLPGQDDIVAAVKEVLR
- a CDS encoding geranylgeranyl diphosphate reductase, with protein sequence MSRVLVVGSSVGGSTAANTLRDLGVETILLERDLSYVKPCGGAVPPRVFSDWDLPHDLIDRKVTIAVVCSPKHYSEFPVLSSHPAPETDFIAMVRREKFDRYIRDRAVRKGAELIEGKLEHVEFGPRGIRATYEDKRNKTHVIEADAVIGADGAYSTVAKSLGLERLPMAIAYQERIRLPAHAMTYWEKRAALYLGDDVSPDLYAWVFPKYDHVAAGIGAGAGKTKEARQLLANLKHKLRDQLGEGLSVKFEAHHLPMHPRKHLSFDRAALVGDAAGLVQQTSGEGIYWAMKSGEMAARAIAKHLDAPTAANLRQDYDKPWWKAYRPTYLFLAFLQRISYNSDLQREIFAKMCDDPDVQRLTFDGYLTKHIEPAPWAVQMRITRHWLSTAAHEWMRQRKERASSPSASSG
- a CDS encoding hypothetical protein (possible pseudo, frameshifted), translating into MAIRPVDVGAALRATAERFAAAADAQQVALSVSISEGIPPAQADPDRLAQVLHNLVSNAFRHTPPGGQITLSAEAWADGVRVSVRDTGEGIAEEDLSRVFDRFYRSDRSRSRSTGGAGLGLAIAKSLVENMGGRIGVESRLGQGSEFWFTLPAVDHPKPSS
- a CDS encoding dolichol-phosphate mannosyltransferase, translated to MRVLVVLPTYNEAENIALLIPELLALPLDICVVDDASPDGTGRIADDWAAREPRVHVVHRAGKLGLGTAYVTGFHFALDHGYDAALTMDADFSHHPRYISAMLRAIERADLVIGSRYVAGGDVLYPFHRRVLSKAANIVARAALGLRPHDCTAGFRLYRAAVLRTVPIDSVFSNGYSFLIEMLNLVQGFGFSIVEVPIIFADRTRGQSKISSAEIVRAAYTVSRLTYRRLRDRLIGPPAMRHPFV
- the bchG gene encoding bacteriochlorophyll synthase 34 kDa chain, producing MNSNLQVAGRQPANKPLPFFKVMFTLMEPYTWFAPAWAFVVGCVASHRIYFDLGGDIWQSVLSVGKIAIGTLMAGPLLVGFSQVWNDWCDRDVDAINQPERLIPSGKATRQQVFAIIFILGVAAMAIALFLGPPVALVAVVGIAIALAYSAEPIRLKKNGWLGNLAIGLTYETCAWIAGHFTFDPQLRSAGASQSMILALIYGLGVTGTMIINDFKSVAGDRQMGIRSIPAMYGESTAAKIGVVIINVAQLVAIGLQFAWGNTLAAGACVLLLLAQLRTQMQLVREPTQPMAVRYNIVGIPPYTWAMLVAAIGLG
- a CDS encoding hypothetical protein (possible pseudo, frameshifted), translating into MARISRTCTRPTPVGEACNLWFGRAKRTVITWHSDIVRQKALLRLYAPVLRRVIAKASAIVPTSETYARTSPWLRDHLDKCRVVPLGIHADRFDVGDDGSRRRAALRRQLLAAAHTASAEPLVLLSVGRLRYYKGLDDLIRAAPRLPGVIVVIVGVGPMEATWKRLAQRLGVADRVIFVGEVSDGALPDYYHAADIYAIPANSRAEAFGIAILEAMASGLPVISTEVGTATSWINQHGATGLVIPPRDPEAIVQAVNTLRDAALRRAMGEAARQRVRAEFTLERMAARIQAVYDEALATPSTATSFHNSG